A part of Streptomyces sp. NBC_01210 genomic DNA contains:
- a CDS encoding molybdopterin-dependent oxidoreductase — protein sequence MLGLGATGVLAAPYLQRGLESFLGAASDKDPTGLSGLLPNGGGFRYYSVASSVPHKDEQSYRLTVDGLVDRPATYTLDALRKLPQTRVVRDVQCVTGWRVPDTPFAGVKLSLLLDAAGVRPEAKAIRFNCFDGTYSESLTLPQARRDDVLVALQMQDRPVSHSHGGPVRLYVAPMYFYKSAKWLSGITVTNGIRPGYWEERGYDVDAWVGRSNGRTDTPTV from the coding sequence ATGCTCGGCCTCGGCGCGACCGGAGTCCTGGCGGCGCCGTATCTGCAGCGCGGGCTCGAGTCCTTCCTCGGCGCGGCCTCGGACAAGGATCCGACCGGTCTGAGCGGGCTGCTGCCCAACGGCGGCGGCTTCCGCTATTACTCGGTCGCCTCCTCCGTACCGCACAAGGACGAGCAGAGCTACCGGCTGACCGTCGACGGTCTGGTCGACCGTCCGGCGACCTACACCCTGGACGCGCTGCGCAAGCTGCCGCAGACCCGGGTCGTACGCGACGTGCAGTGCGTCACCGGCTGGCGGGTCCCCGACACCCCGTTCGCGGGCGTCAAGCTGTCGCTGCTGCTGGACGCCGCGGGCGTACGCCCCGAGGCCAAGGCGATCCGCTTCAACTGCTTCGACGGCACGTACAGCGAGAGCCTGACCCTGCCGCAGGCCCGCCGCGACGATGTGCTGGTGGCCCTGCAGATGCAGGACAGGCCGGTCAGCCACTCCCACGGCGGCCCGGTCCGGCTCTATGTCGCGCCGATGTACTTCTACAAGTCGGCGAAATGGCTCTCCGGGATCACCGTCACCAACGGCATCCGGCCCGGCTACTGGGAGGAGCGGGGCTATGACGTCGACGCCTGGGTCGGCCGGTCCAACGGCCGCACCGACACCCCCACTGTCTGA
- a CDS encoding cytochrome b/b6 domain-containing protein, producing the protein MTSTPGSAGPTAAPTPPLSERPARVRRFSRAERWVHRTTAALMLLCVATAAALYVPQIAELVGRRYLVVTVHEWAGLLLPVPFLLGLASPAFRADLRRLNRFGPHDRTWLRAARRRDRRPESRPAGKFNAGQKVYSAWIAGAVLVMLATGLLMWFTHLTPLVWRTSATFVHDWLSLTVGIVLAGHIGMALADPEARRGMRTGSVERPWAEQEHPLWLDDRLEDE; encoded by the coding sequence ATGACGTCGACGCCTGGGTCGGCCGGTCCAACGGCCGCACCGACACCCCCACTGTCTGAACGGCCCGCGCGGGTACGGCGGTTCAGCCGCGCCGAGCGCTGGGTGCACCGCACGACCGCCGCGCTGATGCTGCTGTGTGTGGCGACCGCCGCGGCTCTGTACGTACCCCAGATCGCCGAACTCGTCGGCCGCCGCTATCTGGTGGTCACCGTCCATGAGTGGGCCGGGCTGCTGCTGCCCGTGCCGTTTCTGCTCGGTCTCGCCTCGCCCGCCTTCCGAGCCGATCTGCGCAGGCTGAACCGCTTCGGGCCGCACGACCGGACGTGGCTGCGTGCGGCCCGTCGGCGCGACCGCCGTCCCGAGTCCCGTCCTGCGGGCAAGTTCAACGCCGGGCAGAAGGTGTACTCGGCGTGGATCGCGGGCGCGGTGCTGGTGATGCTGGCGACCGGGCTGCTGATGTGGTTCACCCACCTGACACCACTGGTGTGGCGGACCAGCGCGACTTTCGTCCATGACTGGCTTTCGCTGACCGTCGGCATCGTGCTGGCCGGACATATCGGCATGGCGCTCGCCGACCCGGAGGCACGGAGGGGTATGCGTACCGGGTCGGTCGAGCGTCCGTGGGCCGAGCAGGAACACCCGCTGTGGCTGGACGACCGTCTAGAGGACGAGTGA
- a CDS encoding FadR/GntR family transcriptional regulator: protein MTTEGRGLHAHVLDNLGLAITAGEYPQGSVLRTDEVAQRFDVSRTVVREVVRVLESMHLVESRRRVGVTVRPTEEWNVYDPRVIRWRLAGTDRPRQLRSLTVLRSAVEPVAAGLAAHNATPEQCAELTECALGMVATSRGHQLEGYLKHDIAFHRVVLNASGNEMFARLGDVVAEVLAGRTHHRVMFDDPDPAAVTLHVQVAEAVREGDAVRAEEITRQISVGALAELDVLAP from the coding sequence ATGACCACTGAGGGCCGGGGCCTCCATGCCCATGTGCTGGACAACCTGGGCCTCGCGATCACCGCGGGCGAATATCCACAGGGCAGCGTGTTGCGCACGGACGAGGTGGCACAGCGCTTCGATGTCTCGCGCACCGTCGTCCGCGAAGTGGTCCGGGTCCTGGAGTCGATGCACCTCGTGGAGTCCCGGCGCCGGGTCGGTGTGACCGTCCGCCCGACCGAGGAGTGGAACGTCTACGACCCGCGGGTCATCCGCTGGCGGCTGGCCGGCACCGATCGCCCGCGCCAGCTGCGCTCACTGACCGTGCTGCGCTCGGCCGTCGAGCCGGTCGCGGCCGGGCTCGCCGCGCACAACGCCACCCCCGAGCAGTGCGCCGAACTTACCGAGTGCGCCCTGGGCATGGTCGCCACCTCGCGCGGACACCAGCTCGAGGGATATCTGAAGCACGACATCGCCTTCCACCGTGTCGTGCTCAACGCCTCCGGCAACGAGATGTTCGCGCGGCTCGGAGATGTGGTCGCCGAGGTCCTCGCCGGCCGTACGCACCACCGGGTGATGTTCGACGACCCCGATCCGGCGGCCGTGACCCTGCATGTCCAGGTCGCCGAGGCGGTCCGCGAGGGCGACGCGGTCCGGGCCGAGGAGATCACCCGCCAGATCTCGGTCGGGGCGCTCGCGGAACTGGATGTGCTGGCGCCCTGA
- a CDS encoding MBL fold metallo-hydrolase translates to MSATDPYTVQLAPEVHAYVQPDGGWCLNNAGFVSDGESTLLIDTAATERRAQALRDAVLATGVPLPRTIVNTHHHGDHTYGNTVFTPGAVVIGHDLCRSEQLAAGHQLHLLWPRTDFGDITITAPTVTYNDRLTVHVGDIEVRLIHPGGVAHTLGDTVVHLPRQGVVFTGDLIFQGGTPFIPVGSLSGSLRALDLLRSLDATTVVPGHGPVTDPSAYDATERYLRYVAELAREGHAKGRTPLETARGADLGVFAELRESERLVANLHRAYAELDGKPEGSPLDPVLVFGDMAAMNGGVPVACHA, encoded by the coding sequence TTGTCCGCAACGGATCCGTACACCGTACAGCTCGCGCCGGAAGTGCACGCCTATGTCCAGCCGGACGGCGGCTGGTGCCTGAACAACGCGGGGTTCGTCAGCGACGGGGAGTCGACCCTCCTCATCGACACCGCCGCCACCGAACGGCGGGCGCAAGCACTGCGTGACGCGGTCCTGGCGACCGGCGTCCCGCTGCCCCGCACCATCGTCAACACGCACCACCACGGCGATCACACCTACGGCAACACGGTCTTCACTCCGGGGGCCGTGGTGATCGGGCACGACCTGTGCCGCAGCGAGCAGCTCGCGGCAGGCCATCAGCTCCATCTGCTGTGGCCGCGGACCGACTTCGGCGACATCACGATCACAGCCCCCACCGTGACGTACAACGACCGGCTCACCGTCCATGTCGGCGACATCGAGGTGCGGCTGATCCACCCCGGCGGCGTCGCGCACACCCTCGGCGACACGGTCGTGCATCTGCCGCGGCAAGGAGTGGTCTTCACCGGGGACCTGATCTTCCAGGGCGGCACGCCCTTCATCCCGGTGGGCTCATTGAGCGGGTCCCTGCGGGCACTGGACCTGCTGCGCTCGCTCGATGCGACGACAGTGGTCCCCGGACACGGTCCGGTCACCGACCCGTCGGCCTACGACGCGACGGAGCGCTATCTGCGGTACGTCGCCGAGCTGGCCCGGGAGGGGCACGCCAAGGGGCGCACTCCGCTGGAGACGGCGCGCGGGGCGGATCTCGGGGTCTTCGCGGAGCTGCGGGAGAGCGAGCGTCTGGTGGCGAATCTGCACCGGGCCTACGCGGAGCTGGACGGGAAGCCGGAGGGCTCGCCGCTGGATCCAGTGCTCGTGTTCGGCGATATGGCGGCGATGAACGGCGGCGTACCGGTGGCCTGCCACGCCTGA
- a CDS encoding FAD-binding dehydrogenase has translation MAYDADVIVIGAGLAGLVATAELVDAGRKVILLDQEPEQSIGGQAHWSFGGLFFVDSPEQRRMRIKDSRALALQDWLGTAGFDRDEDRWPREWAEAYVDFASGEKRAWLHAQGMRFFPVVGWAERGGYDATGHGNSVPRFHVTWGTGPGVVAPFERRVREGVARGLVQLKFRHRVTGLSSSAGVLDTVSGEVLEPSAAERGTASSREVAGAFEFRAQAVIVTSGGIGGNHDLVRAQWPERLGTPPETMLSGVPAHVDGLMLGIAEGAGASHINRDRMWHYTEGIENWNPIWARHGIRILPGPSSLWLDARGKRLPVPLFPGFDTLGTLEHIMKSGYDYTWFVLDQKIIGKEFALSGSEQNPDLTGKSIRDVIGRARADVPGPVKAFMDNGVDFVVERDLSALVRGMNALTKEPLIDEAELRREITARDREIKNRFTKDLQVTAIRGARNYLGDKLIRTAAPHRILDPKAGPLIAVRLNIVTRKSLGGLETDLSSRVLGEDGEPLAGLYAAGEAAGFGGGGVHGYRSLEGTFLGGCIFSGRAAGRAAAKAVGQ, from the coding sequence ATGGCGTACGACGCTGATGTGATTGTGATCGGGGCAGGGCTGGCGGGCCTGGTGGCCACCGCGGAGCTCGTCGACGCGGGGCGCAAGGTCATCCTGCTCGACCAGGAGCCCGAGCAGTCCATCGGTGGGCAGGCGCACTGGTCCTTCGGCGGCCTGTTCTTCGTCGACTCGCCCGAGCAGCGGCGGATGCGGATCAAGGACAGCCGGGCGCTGGCGCTGCAGGACTGGCTCGGCACCGCGGGCTTCGACCGCGACGAGGACCGGTGGCCGCGCGAGTGGGCCGAGGCATACGTCGACTTCGCCTCCGGTGAGAAGCGGGCCTGGCTGCACGCGCAGGGAATGCGGTTCTTCCCGGTGGTGGGCTGGGCCGAGCGCGGCGGCTACGACGCCACCGGCCACGGCAACTCCGTACCGCGCTTCCACGTCACCTGGGGCACCGGACCCGGCGTCGTCGCGCCCTTCGAACGGCGGGTCAGGGAAGGCGTCGCGCGTGGCCTGGTCCAGCTGAAATTCCGGCACCGCGTCACGGGGCTGAGCAGCAGCGCCGGAGTGCTGGACACTGTCAGCGGCGAGGTTCTCGAGCCGTCCGCCGCCGAGCGCGGCACCGCGAGCAGCCGTGAGGTGGCCGGCGCCTTCGAGTTCCGCGCGCAGGCGGTGATCGTCACCTCGGGCGGCATCGGCGGCAACCACGATCTCGTACGCGCCCAGTGGCCCGAGCGGCTCGGCACCCCGCCAGAGACGATGCTCTCCGGCGTCCCCGCACACGTCGACGGGCTGATGCTCGGCATCGCGGAGGGCGCGGGCGCGAGCCACATCAACCGCGACCGGATGTGGCACTACACCGAGGGCATCGAGAACTGGAACCCGATCTGGGCCAGACACGGCATCCGCATCCTGCCCGGGCCCTCCTCGCTGTGGCTGGACGCGCGCGGCAAGCGGCTGCCCGTCCCGCTCTTCCCCGGCTTCGACACCCTCGGCACGCTGGAACACATCATGAAGTCTGGTTACGACTACACCTGGTTCGTGCTCGACCAGAAGATCATCGGCAAGGAGTTCGCACTGTCGGGCTCCGAGCAGAACCCGGATCTGACGGGGAAGTCGATCCGCGATGTGATCGGGCGCGCCCGGGCCGACGTCCCGGGCCCGGTGAAGGCCTTCATGGACAACGGCGTCGACTTCGTCGTCGAGCGCGATCTCTCCGCACTCGTACGAGGGATGAACGCACTCACCAAGGAGCCGCTGATCGACGAGGCGGAGCTGCGGCGCGAGATCACCGCGCGGGACCGGGAGATCAAGAACCGGTTCACCAAGGACCTCCAGGTCACGGCCATTCGCGGGGCCCGCAACTATCTCGGCGACAAGCTCATCCGCACGGCCGCACCGCACCGCATCCTCGACCCCAAGGCCGGACCGCTCATCGCCGTACGGCTGAACATCGTCACCCGCAAGTCCCTCGGCGGCCTGGAGACCGATCTGTCCTCGCGGGTACTCGGAGAGGACGGCGAGCCGCTGGCGGGTCTGTACGCGGCGGGCGAGGCAGCCGGCTTCGGCGGCGGCGGGGTGCACGGCTACCGCTCACTGGAGGGCACATTCCTCGGCGGCTGCATCTTCTCGGGGCGGGCGGCGGGGCGGGCGGCGGCCAAGGCGGTGGGCCAATAG
- a CDS encoding NADP-dependent oxidoreductase has translation MKAISYGHYGGPEVLEYGECPDPKVGPDSILVKVRAAAVNAVDWKAREGYLEAMFQAVFPVVPGWDVSGVVVQTGISATEFAVGDEVMGYVREDFLCRGTFAEYVAAPVRTLARKPLNLSFEQAAGLPLAGLTAYQVLNRALEVGSGDTVLVHAAAGGVGSLAVQLAKHAGARVIGTASERNHDHLRELGAEPVEYGEGLADRVRALAPDGVDAAFDTVGGDALRVSAEVLAPQGRVASIADREVLSLGGHYWWVRPDAADLTALAELAEQGVITVHVDRTFPLEQTAEAHALNAEGRTRGKIVVTVDWAA, from the coding sequence ATGAAGGCGATCAGCTACGGCCACTACGGCGGCCCGGAGGTCCTGGAGTACGGGGAGTGCCCCGACCCCAAGGTCGGCCCCGACTCCATCCTGGTCAAGGTGCGCGCGGCAGCGGTCAACGCGGTCGACTGGAAGGCCCGCGAGGGCTATCTCGAGGCGATGTTCCAGGCGGTCTTCCCGGTCGTGCCGGGCTGGGACGTCTCGGGTGTGGTCGTCCAAACAGGCATCTCCGCAACGGAGTTCGCCGTCGGGGACGAGGTGATGGGATACGTACGCGAGGACTTCCTGTGCCGCGGCACCTTCGCCGAGTACGTCGCCGCTCCGGTCCGCACTCTCGCCCGCAAGCCGCTGAACCTGAGCTTCGAACAGGCCGCCGGGCTGCCGCTGGCCGGCCTCACCGCCTACCAGGTGCTCAACCGCGCGCTCGAGGTGGGCAGTGGGGACACGGTCCTGGTGCACGCGGCCGCGGGCGGCGTCGGCTCGCTCGCCGTACAGCTCGCCAAGCACGCCGGCGCGCGCGTCATCGGCACGGCGAGCGAGCGCAACCACGACCATCTGCGTGAGCTGGGCGCGGAGCCGGTGGAGTACGGGGAAGGGCTCGCCGACCGGGTGCGCGCCCTGGCCCCCGACGGCGTCGACGCGGCCTTCGACACGGTCGGTGGGGACGCGCTCAGGGTCTCGGCCGAGGTGCTCGCGCCCCAGGGCCGCGTCGCCTCGATCGCCGACCGTGAGGTGCTCAGCCTCGGCGGCCACTACTGGTGGGTCCGGCCGGACGCCGCGGACCTGACGGCATTGGCGGAGCTCGCCGAGCAGGGAGTGATCACCGTCCATGTGGACCGGACCTTCCCGCTGGAGCAGACGGCCGAGGCCCATGCGCTGAACGCGGAGGGCCGCACCCGCGGCAAGATCGTCGTCACCGTCGACTGGGCTGCCTGA
- a CDS encoding amino acid permease: MSDRTTAAETLAAGAPAKSSPHVDAGDAGYSKDLKSRHINMIAIGGAIGTGLFLGAGGRMAGAGPSLAIAYAVCGVFAFFVVRALGELVLYRPSSGAFVSYAREFMGEKGAFAAGWLYFLNWSTTAIADITAAATYAHFWAMFSDIPQWVLALIALAVVLTANLISVKYFGEMEFWFAIIKVAALVAFMIVGIFLVVTQHPVDGHTPGFSTITDNGGIFPTGMLPMLLVIQGVVFAYASVELCGVAAGETESPEKIMPKAINSIMWRVGLFYVGSVVLLALLLPYTAYSGDQSPFVTVMDKLGVPGAAGVMNLVVLTAALSSLNSGLYSTGRILRSMALSGSAPKFTGRMNKGQVPYGGILLTAGFGVLGVALNYVVPGQAFEIVLNLASIGILGTWGMIMLCSLLFWHRAQDGRVTRPAYRLPWAPYTQIVTLFFLATVAFLMWWGGGVGRTTVMFLPLIAAALVGGWYLVRGRVSAIAQERQDA, encoded by the coding sequence ATGAGTGACCGCACCACTGCGGCCGAAACGCTCGCCGCCGGGGCACCGGCGAAGAGCTCCCCCCACGTCGACGCCGGCGACGCCGGCTACAGCAAGGACCTCAAGTCCCGCCACATCAACATGATCGCCATCGGCGGAGCGATAGGCACCGGCCTGTTCCTCGGCGCGGGCGGCCGAATGGCCGGCGCGGGTCCTTCGCTGGCCATCGCCTACGCGGTCTGTGGTGTCTTCGCCTTCTTCGTCGTCCGTGCGCTCGGCGAGCTGGTCCTCTACCGCCCCTCATCCGGTGCCTTCGTCTCGTACGCCCGTGAGTTCATGGGCGAGAAGGGCGCCTTCGCGGCCGGCTGGCTCTACTTCCTCAACTGGTCGACCACCGCGATCGCCGACATCACCGCGGCCGCCACCTACGCCCACTTCTGGGCCATGTTCAGCGATATCCCGCAGTGGGTCCTCGCGCTGATCGCACTCGCCGTCGTCCTCACCGCGAACCTCATCTCGGTGAAGTACTTCGGTGAGATGGAGTTCTGGTTCGCGATCATCAAGGTCGCCGCGCTGGTCGCCTTCATGATTGTCGGCATCTTCCTGGTGGTCACCCAGCACCCGGTCGACGGCCACACCCCCGGCTTCTCCACCATCACCGACAACGGCGGCATCTTCCCGACGGGCATGCTGCCGATGCTGCTGGTGATCCAGGGCGTCGTCTTCGCGTACGCCTCCGTCGAGCTGTGCGGCGTCGCCGCGGGTGAGACCGAGAGCCCCGAGAAGATCATGCCCAAGGCGATCAACTCGATCATGTGGCGTGTCGGTCTGTTCTACGTCGGCTCGGTGGTGCTGCTCGCGCTGCTCCTCCCGTACACGGCGTACTCCGGCGACCAGAGCCCCTTCGTCACCGTCATGGACAAGCTCGGCGTCCCGGGTGCGGCCGGCGTGATGAACCTCGTGGTACTGACCGCGGCGCTCTCCAGCCTGAACTCCGGCCTGTACTCCACCGGCCGCATCCTGCGCTCCATGGCGCTGTCGGGTTCCGCACCCAAGTTCACCGGCCGGATGAACAAGGGCCAGGTGCCCTACGGCGGCATCCTGCTGACCGCAGGCTTCGGTGTGCTGGGCGTTGCGCTCAACTATGTCGTGCCCGGCCAGGCCTTCGAGATCGTCCTGAACCTGGCGTCGATCGGCATTCTCGGCACCTGGGGCATGATCATGCTCTGTTCGCTGCTGTTCTGGCACCGCGCGCAGGACGGCCGGGTCACCCGCCCCGCCTACCGGCTGCCCTGGGCCCCGTACACCCAGATCGTCACGCTGTTCTTCCTCGCCACCGTGGCCTTCCTGATGTGGTGGGGCGGCGGTGTGGGCCGTACGACCGTGATGTTCCTGCCGCTGATCGCGGCGGCGCTGGTCGGTGGCTGGTACCTGGTCCGCGGCCGGGTGAGCGCCATCGCGCAGGAGCGCCAGGACGCCTGA
- a CDS encoding DUF202 domain-containing protein → MTSEPEQGPGPQPERDPGLQPERTRLAWRRTTLAFTVAAVLAARQVAGGDLSTAGFVAVACSALVWLGFLRVAHRRVHALGAGPRPQVLSDRAALAAVACTVALAGFAVAMIV, encoded by the coding sequence TTGACCTCCGAGCCCGAGCAGGGTCCGGGGCCGCAGCCCGAGCGGGATCCGGGGCTGCAGCCCGAGCGGACCCGGCTGGCGTGGCGCAGGACCACCCTGGCGTTCACCGTGGCGGCCGTGCTCGCTGCCCGGCAGGTGGCCGGCGGCGATCTGAGCACGGCCGGGTTCGTGGCGGTGGCCTGCAGTGCGCTGGTGTGGCTGGGTTTTCTGCGGGTGGCCCACCGGCGGGTGCACGCGCTGGGCGCGGGGCCCAGACCGCAGGTGCTGTCGGACCGGGCCGCGCTGGCCGCTGTGGCCTGCACGGTGGCCCTGGCCGGTTTCGCGGTCGCGATGATCGTCTGA
- a CDS encoding NUDIX hydrolase, giving the protein MTPADEILDIVDENDEVIGQAPRGEAYARGMRHRCAFILVRDAEGRIFVHRRTSTKLVFPSLYDMFVGGVVGAGESYDEAALREAEEELGVFGLPRPVPLFKFLYENGERTWWSAVYEVRCELPVHPQAEEIAWHDFLPEEELERRLAEWEWTPDGLAAYERLRESGTRPS; this is encoded by the coding sequence ATGACTCCCGCTGACGAGATCCTGGACATCGTCGATGAGAACGACGAGGTGATCGGCCAGGCCCCGCGCGGCGAGGCGTACGCCCGCGGGATGCGCCACCGTTGCGCGTTCATCCTCGTCAGGGACGCGGAGGGCCGGATCTTCGTCCACCGCCGCACGTCGACGAAGCTGGTCTTCCCATCGCTGTACGACATGTTCGTGGGCGGGGTCGTCGGCGCCGGCGAGAGCTACGACGAGGCGGCGCTGCGCGAGGCCGAGGAGGAGCTCGGGGTCTTTGGACTCCCCCGACCCGTACCGCTGTTCAAGTTCCTTTACGAGAACGGCGAGCGGACCTGGTGGTCGGCCGTGTACGAGGTCCGCTGCGAGCTGCCCGTGCACCCGCAGGCCGAGGAGATCGCCTGGCACGACTTCCTGCCGGAGGAGGAGCTGGAGCGGCGGCTCGCGGAGTGGGAGTGGACGCCGGACGGTCTGGCGGCGTACGAACGGCTGCGGGAGTCAGGTACGCGGCCCTCCTGA
- a CDS encoding YidH family protein: MDNPAGRVRHVSEIGRSLRLWFAPQRVREEGETPDYRFSLANERTFLAWLRTALALIGGGFAVDQFLPDLAWGMRAGMALGLLGAGVLCALRAVNHWVRCERAMRRGEDLPVSRFPTVLSMVIAVVAVAMVVVVLFGWEGGR, from the coding sequence ATGGACAACCCCGCAGGTAGGGTGCGGCATGTGAGCGAAATCGGACGGAGCCTGCGGCTGTGGTTCGCGCCCCAGCGGGTGCGGGAGGAGGGCGAGACTCCCGACTACCGGTTCTCGCTCGCCAATGAGCGGACCTTTCTCGCCTGGCTGCGTACGGCGCTCGCACTGATCGGCGGCGGGTTCGCGGTCGATCAGTTTCTGCCGGACCTGGCCTGGGGAATGCGCGCGGGGATGGCGCTCGGACTGCTGGGCGCCGGGGTGCTGTGTGCGCTGCGCGCCGTGAATCACTGGGTGCGGTGCGAGCGGGCGATGCGGCGGGGCGAGGATCTGCCCGTTTCGCGGTTTCCGACCGTCCTGAGCATGGTGATCGCCGTCGTCGCGGTGGCGATGGTGGTGGTTGTGCTCTTCGGCTGGGAGGGCGGGCGTTGA
- a CDS encoding IS30 family transposase: MDFEIRKNRKSQGRKPLLRERAAYFQLMEQGYSTREAARIVGIDRRTGKKWRNGHQRGRKAVPPIYQEPGQTPGPPGPEGPPPAPSRYLQEHDRIHIADRLREKASVRQIAAELGRSPSTISREIRRNRRTMPKGGWYYRPHTAQARADARRPRPKTGKIGQNPELRDFIQDHLTMRWSPEQICQALRARFPDRPEMHVTHETVYQALYVQGRGELRRELARSLRTGRARRRPQRQAHKRISRAIKDMVLISERPAEAADRAVPGHWEGDLIIGKDGRSAIGTLVERSTRYVMLVHLPTGHSAIATRNALATTVQTLPPHLWRSLTWDQGSEMAAHRAFTVATDIPVYFCDPASPWQRGSNENTNGLLRQYFPKGTDLSAHTPDHLETVAAELNSRPRKTLGWETPAERLAKLLDLAS, translated from the coding sequence ATGGACTTCGAGATTCGCAAGAACAGGAAGTCGCAGGGGCGCAAGCCGTTGCTCCGTGAGCGGGCCGCATACTTCCAGCTCATGGAGCAGGGCTACAGCACCCGGGAAGCGGCCCGGATCGTCGGCATCGACCGCCGTACGGGCAAGAAGTGGCGTAACGGTCACCAAAGGGGCCGCAAGGCGGTCCCTCCGATCTACCAGGAACCCGGGCAGACGCCCGGGCCGCCGGGGCCGGAGGGACCGCCTCCTGCTCCGTCGCGGTATCTCCAGGAGCACGACCGCATTCACATCGCCGACCGGCTGCGTGAGAAGGCGTCCGTCCGGCAGATCGCCGCCGAGCTGGGCCGCAGCCCGTCCACCATCAGCCGCGAGATACGCCGCAACCGGCGGACCATGCCCAAAGGGGGCTGGTACTACCGGCCGCACACCGCCCAGGCCCGGGCCGACGCCCGCCGGCCCCGCCCCAAGACCGGCAAGATCGGCCAGAACCCCGAACTGCGGGACTTCATCCAGGACCACCTCACGATGCGGTGGAGCCCTGAGCAGATCTGCCAGGCTCTGCGGGCACGCTTCCCTGACCGGCCGGAGATGCACGTGACCCACGAGACCGTCTACCAGGCCCTCTACGTCCAGGGCCGCGGCGAACTCCGCCGGGAACTGGCCCGCTCCCTGCGCACCGGCCGGGCCCGCCGGCGCCCGCAGCGCCAGGCCCACAAGCGCATCTCCCGCGCCATCAAGGACATGGTCCTGATCAGCGAACGCCCCGCCGAAGCCGCCGACCGGGCCGTCCCCGGCCACTGGGAGGGCGACCTCATCATCGGCAAGGACGGACGCTCGGCCATCGGCACCCTGGTCGAACGGTCCACCCGCTACGTGATGCTCGTGCACCTGCCGACCGGCCACAGCGCCATCGCCACCCGCAACGCGCTCGCCACTACCGTCCAGACCCTCCCGCCGCATCTGTGGCGGTCCCTGACCTGGGACCAGGGCTCAGAGATGGCAGCCCACCGCGCCTTCACCGTCGCCACCGACATCCCGGTCTACTTCTGCGACCCAGCCAGCCCCTGGCAGCGCGGGTCGAACGAGAACACGAACGGCCTGCTGCGGCAGTACTTCCCCAAGGGCACCGACCTGAGCGCCCATACCCCCGACCACCTGGAAACGGTGGCCGCCGAACTCAACAGCCGCCCACGCAAAACGCTCGGCTGGGAAACCCCAGCCGAGCGCCTCGCTAAGCTACTGGACCTAGCCAGCTGA
- a CDS encoding gluconokinase: MSTPQVVVVMGVAGTGKTTIGPLLAAALGVPYAEGDDFHPPANIAKMSAGTPLDDADRRPWLDAIGQWAHGRAGLGGVVSSSALKRVYRDRLRAAAPGAVFLHLTGDRTLVERRMSERKGHFMPAALLDSQFATLQPLGDDEAGVAVDVSGTPQEITERAVAALRRLES, from the coding sequence ATGAGCACCCCCCAGGTCGTCGTGGTGATGGGCGTGGCAGGCACCGGCAAGACCACGATCGGTCCCCTGCTCGCCGCCGCACTGGGCGTCCCGTACGCCGAGGGCGACGATTTCCATCCCCCGGCGAACATCGCCAAGATGTCGGCCGGCACCCCGCTGGACGACGCGGACCGCCGGCCCTGGCTCGATGCCATCGGGCAGTGGGCGCACGGCAGGGCGGGCCTCGGCGGAGTGGTGTCCAGCTCCGCGCTCAAGCGGGTCTACCGCGACCGGCTGCGGGCCGCCGCGCCCGGTGCCGTCTTCCTCCATCTCACGGGCGACCGGACGCTCGTCGAGCGCCGGATGTCCGAGCGCAAGGGCCACTTCATGCCCGCCGCGCTGCTGGACTCGCAGTTCGCCACGCTCCAGCCGCTCGGGGACGACGAGGCGGGCGTCGCCGTCGATGTGTCCGGCACTCCGCAAGAGATAACCGAACGGGCCGTCGCCGCGCTGCGCCGGCTCGAGAGCTAA